A single window of Candidatus Polarisedimenticolaceae bacterium DNA harbors:
- the bamA gene encoding outer membrane protein assembly factor BamA, producing MSLRIVKTAIAVGLVALATLTARAQSGTIESVQVQGLVRMTNEAFAHAFGIRAGDPYDQARVRAAFRRLWALGLFDDITIDQETGENGGTVLVVKVKERPSLSSVTYQDNKVLTRTTIEERFKDKKIVLDVGKPLNLKTVSDAEAEIRMMLGEKGYLDAQIGHKVDSPTQATVSVEFTIKPGGKTKIKQITFVGNKVYKSKTLLAQLQLTAPYHWFKFWSQKALYHPAKWDQDSGHIRDLYLNGGYLDIDLRPPVIDLKEDSAQAKAAAKQKKKAPPEPPPPAPSPPEDQSEMSAKEKKAYANAVKKANAAQKKYEKAVSKAEPVIQRWAYLTVPVVEGPQYKLGVKSVSGNTIFSDKELLADVFIAPGWIVNNGLLDVGVKRMQRRYEDKGYAYATVRREIDRHPDEKLADVKFDVSEDKPYFVDRIEFTGNTATQDKVLRREFRIKEGDLFSRTTLDLSTQKVNQLGYFQVKPEDVVVQPVENTNGVDVSVPGQEQGRNEIQVGGGYSGADGAFFTGYYSTKNFLGRGQIVSISLQLGGRRNLYQLAFQEPWFLNRPYTLGFTLYRGNQDYGAAQRSQSKGFGVVLGRQIGYFQQVQMRYDFQRVQSNGLAPQVGFATVPGTTTPLTSVIATNTISKITPSWFRNSINNPYRPTAGWSLSTDMEIAGGPLGGDTSYIRPRILFTKYIPFYKRMYFGLHMEAGMIRTWAGGSTPNAANVNGVPRFQRFWLGGETYGPRIFQTRDVSPLRWVRLNAFGEVIEATKDPSGRPVRDFDLNGDGVVNRADLVALGGDRYWLSMSELTIPFQQAVELAFFFDAGNALYEDTPWSLADYRASAGVELRFYLPVFPVPLRLIYGWPIRKLPEDRTSPFTFSIGRSF from the coding sequence ATGAGTCTTCGCATCGTCAAGACCGCGATCGCCGTCGGTCTGGTCGCGCTCGCCACACTCACGGCGCGCGCGCAATCCGGGACCATCGAGAGCGTACAGGTGCAGGGGCTCGTGCGCATGACGAACGAGGCGTTCGCGCACGCGTTCGGCATCCGCGCCGGCGACCCGTACGACCAGGCGCGCGTTCGCGCGGCGTTCCGGCGCCTGTGGGCGCTCGGTCTCTTCGACGACATCACGATCGATCAAGAGACCGGTGAAAACGGCGGGACGGTCCTCGTCGTCAAGGTCAAGGAGAGGCCGAGCCTGTCGTCGGTGACCTACCAGGACAACAAGGTCCTCACGCGCACGACGATCGAGGAGCGATTCAAGGACAAGAAGATCGTCCTCGACGTCGGCAAGCCGCTCAACCTCAAAACCGTGTCGGACGCGGAAGCCGAGATCCGCATGATGCTCGGTGAGAAGGGTTATCTCGACGCCCAGATCGGCCACAAGGTCGACTCGCCGACGCAGGCGACGGTCTCGGTCGAGTTCACGATCAAGCCGGGCGGCAAGACGAAGATCAAGCAGATCACCTTCGTCGGCAACAAGGTCTACAAGTCGAAGACCCTCCTCGCCCAGCTCCAGCTCACCGCGCCCTACCACTGGTTCAAGTTCTGGAGCCAGAAGGCGCTCTACCATCCGGCCAAGTGGGACCAGGACTCCGGACACATCCGCGATCTCTACCTGAACGGCGGCTACCTCGACATCGACCTCCGGCCGCCGGTCATCGACCTCAAGGAAGACTCCGCTCAGGCGAAGGCGGCGGCCAAGCAGAAGAAGAAGGCGCCCCCCGAGCCGCCTCCTCCGGCACCCTCGCCCCCCGAGGACCAATCGGAGATGTCGGCCAAGGAGAAGAAGGCGTACGCGAACGCCGTCAAGAAGGCGAACGCCGCGCAGAAGAAGTACGAGAAGGCGGTCTCCAAGGCGGAGCCGGTCATTCAGAGGTGGGCCTATCTCACCGTGCCGGTCGTCGAAGGGCCGCAGTACAAGCTCGGGGTCAAGAGCGTCAGCGGGAACACGATCTTCAGCGACAAGGAGCTCCTTGCCGACGTCTTCATCGCGCCGGGCTGGATCGTCAACAACGGCCTCCTGGACGTCGGCGTGAAGCGGATGCAGCGCCGCTACGAGGACAAGGGTTACGCGTACGCGACGGTGCGGCGCGAGATCGACCGCCATCCCGACGAAAAACTCGCCGACGTCAAGTTCGACGTGAGCGAGGACAAGCCGTACTTCGTCGACCGGATCGAGTTCACCGGGAACACCGCGACGCAGGACAAGGTCTTGAGGCGCGAGTTCCGGATCAAGGAAGGCGACCTCTTCAGCCGGACGACGCTCGATCTCTCCACCCAGAAGGTCAATCAGCTCGGGTACTTCCAGGTCAAGCCCGAGGACGTGGTCGTGCAGCCGGTCGAGAACACGAACGGGGTCGACGTCAGCGTCCCGGGGCAGGAGCAGGGGCGGAACGAGATCCAGGTCGGCGGCGGCTACAGCGGCGCCGATGGCGCGTTCTTCACCGGTTACTACTCGACCAAGAACTTCCTCGGCCGCGGCCAGATCGTCTCGATCTCGCTCCAGCTCGGCGGGCGCCGGAACCTCTACCAGCTCGCCTTCCAGGAACCCTGGTTCCTGAACCGGCCGTACACGCTGGGGTTCACCCTCTACCGCGGCAACCAGGACTACGGCGCCGCCCAGCGCAGCCAGTCGAAGGGGTTCGGCGTCGTCCTCGGAAGACAGATCGGCTACTTCCAGCAGGTGCAGATGCGCTACGACTTCCAGCGCGTCCAGTCGAACGGCTTGGCACCGCAGGTGGGCTTCGCGACGGTGCCCGGGACGACGACCCCGCTGACCTCGGTGATCGCGACCAACACGATCTCGAAGATCACGCCGAGCTGGTTCCGCAACAGCATCAACAACCCCTACCGGCCGACGGCGGGATGGTCGCTCTCGACCGACATGGAGATCGCCGGCGGTCCGCTCGGCGGCGACACCTCTTACATCCGGCCGCGGATCCTCTTCACGAAGTACATCCCGTTCTACAAGCGCATGTACTTCGGCCTCCACATGGAGGCCGGCATGATCCGGACGTGGGCCGGCGGGAGCACGCCGAACGCCGCGAACGTGAACGGGGTCCCCCGTTTTCAGCGGTTCTGGCTCGGCGGCGAGACCTACGGACCCCGGATCTTCCAGACGCGCGACGTGTCGCCGTTGCGGTGGGTCCGCCTGAACGCCTTCGGCGAGGTGATCGAGGCGACGAAGGATCCGTCGGGCCGGCCGGTGCGCGATTTCGACCTGAACGGCGACGGGGTCGTCAACCGGGCCGATCTGGTCGCCCTTGGAGGCGACCGCTACTGGCTGAGCATGTCCGAGCTCACGATCCCGTTCCAGCAGGCGGTCGAGCTCGCGTTCTTCTTCGACGCCGGGAACGCGTTGTACGAAGATACGCCTTGGTCGCTCGCCGACTACCGGGCCTCGGCGGGAGTCGAGCTACGATTCTATCTTCCGGTCTTTCCCGTGCCCTTGCGTTTGATTTACGGTTGGCCCATCCGGAAGCTGCCCGAAGACCGGACGAGCCCGTTCACCTTCTCCATCGGGCGAAGTTTCTAG
- a CDS encoding OmpH family outer membrane protein produces the protein MNRTVVLIASLAAAVAVPARAQAPAALKIGIFDANRVSEETDEGKKIAAKLSAFGDKKKAELAAKDKEIADLRAQLDSQNLSLSPEKQQQMQKDIQRKTLELQQGQEAARNEFQIEVSDAQNKFQEQLIRVINQFGRDEGFTLIIERTTGGVAFAAEAIDVTTAIVDKFNEVVKPAADDKAAPAAAKPATPAAPAPKKP, from the coding sequence ATGAACCGCACCGTAGTCCTGATCGCGTCCCTCGCGGCGGCGGTGGCCGTCCCCGCGCGGGCGCAAGCCCCCGCCGCTCTCAAGATCGGCATCTTCGACGCCAACCGCGTCTCGGAGGAGACCGACGAGGGAAAGAAGATCGCCGCGAAGCTCTCGGCGTTCGGCGACAAGAAGAAGGCCGAGCTTGCGGCCAAGGACAAGGAGATCGCCGACCTCCGGGCGCAGCTCGACTCCCAGAACCTGTCCCTCTCGCCCGAGAAGCAGCAGCAGATGCAGAAGGACATCCAGCGGAAGACGCTCGAGCTGCAGCAGGGGCAGGAGGCGGCGCGCAACGAGTTCCAGATCGAGGTCTCGGACGCGCAGAACAAGTTCCAGGAACAGCTGATCCGCGTCATCAACCAGTTCGGCCGCGACGAAGGGTTCACGCTCATCATCGAGCGGACGACCGGAGGGGTCGCGTTCGCCGCCGAGGCGATCGACGTGACGACGGCCATCGTCGACAAGTTCAACGAGGTCGTGAAGCCCGCGGCCGACGACAAGGCGGCGCCCGCCGCGGCGAAGCCCGCGACTCCGGCCGCTCCCGCGCCGAAGAAGCCCTGA